A window of Lagenorhynchus albirostris chromosome 11, mLagAlb1.1, whole genome shotgun sequence contains these coding sequences:
- the COPS7A gene encoding COP9 signalosome complex subunit 7a produces the protein MSAEVKVTGQNQEQFLLLAKSAKGAALATLIHQVLEAPGVYVFGELLDMPNVRELAESDFASTFRLLTVFAYGTYADYLAEARNLPPLTEAQKNKLRHLSVVTLAAKVKCIPYAVLLEALALRNVRQLEDLVIEAVYADVLRGSLDQRNQRLEVDYSIGRDIQRQDLSAIARTLQEWCVGCEVVLSGIEEQVSRANQHKEQQLGLKQHIESEVANLKKTIKVTTAAAAAATSQDPEQHLTELREPAPGSNQRQPSKKASKGKGLRGSAKIWSKSN, from the exons ATGAGTGCCGAGGTGAAGGTGACAGGGCAGAACCAGGAGCAATTTCTGCTCCTGGCCAAGTCGGCCAAGGGGGCAGCGCTGGCCACTCTCATCCACCAGGTGCTGGAGGCCCCTGGTGTCTACGTGTTTGGGGAACTGCTGGATATGCCTAATGTTAGAGAG CTGGCTGAGAGTGACTTTGCTTCCACGTTCCGGCTGCTCACGGTGTTTGCTTATGGGACGTATGCTGACTACTTAG ctgaaGCCCGGAATCTTCCCCCACTCACAGAGGCTCAGAAGAATAAGCTTCGACACCTGTCAGTCGTCACCCTGGCTGCCAAAGTCAAG TGTATCCCATACGCAGTGCTGCTGGAGGCCCTGGCCCTGCGGAACGTGCGGCAGCTGGAAGACCTCGTCATCGAGGCCGTGTACGCCGACGTGCTGCGCGGCTCCCTGGACCAGCGCAACCAGCGGCTGGAGGTTGACTACAGCATCGGGCGGGACATCCAGCGCCAGGACCTCAGTGCCATCGCCCGAACCCTGCAGGAGTG GTGTGTGGGCTGCGAGGTGGTGCTGTCAGGCATCGAGGAGCAGGTGAGCCGCGCCAACCAGCACAAGGAGCAGCAGCTGGGCCTGAAGCAGCACATTGAGAGCGAG GTCGCCAACCTGAAAAAAACCATTAAAGTCACAACAGCTGCCGCCGCCGCGGCCACGTCTCAGGACCCCGAGCAGCACCTGACGGAGCTGAGGGAACCGGCTCCAGGCAGCAACCAGCGCCAGCCCAGCAAGAAAGCCTCGAAGGGCAAGGG GCTCCGAGGGAGCGCCAAGATTTGGTCCAAGTCGAACTGA
- the PIANP gene encoding PILR alpha-associated neural protein, whose amino-acid sequence MESRMWPALLLSHLLPLWPLLLLPLPPPAQGSSSSPRTPPAPARPPCARGGPSAPRHVCVWERAPPPSRSPRVPRSRRQVLPGTSPPATPSGFEEGPPSSQYPWAIVWGPTVSREDGGDPNSANPGFLPLDYGFAAPHGLATPHPNSDSMRGDGDGLSLGEAPATLRPVLFGGRGEGVDPQLYVTITISVIIVLVATGIIFKFCWDRSQKRRRPSGQQGALRQEESQQPLTDLSPAGVTVLGAFGDSPTPTPDHEEPRGGPRPGMPQPKGAPAFQLNRIPLVNL is encoded by the exons ATGGAGTCCAGAATGTG GCCTGCGCTGCTGCTGTcccatctcctccctctctgGCCACTGCTGTTGCTGCCCCTCCCACCGCCTGCCCAaggttcctcctcctcccctcggaCCCCACCAGCCCCAGCCCGGCCCCCCTGTGCCCGGGGAGGGCCCTCAGCCCCACGCCATGTGTGCGTGTGGGAGCGAGCACCTCCACCAAGCCGCTCCCCGCGGGTCCCAAGATCACGTCGGCAAGTCCTGCCGGGCACCTCGCCCCCGGCCACCCCATCAGGCTTTGAAGAGGGGCCACCCTCATCCCAGTACCCCTGGGCTATTGTGTGGGGTCCTACAGTGTCTCGAGAGGATGGGGGGGACCCCAACTCTGCCAATCCTGGATTTCTGCCCCTGGACTATGGTTTCGCAGCCCCGCATGGGCTGGCCACCCCACACCCCAACTCAGACTCCATGCGGGGTGATGGAGATGGGCTTAGCCTTGGAGAAGCGCCCGCCACCCTGCGGCCAGTCCTGTTCGGGGGCCGCGGGGAAG GTGTGGACCCTCAGCTCTACGTCACAATTACCATCTCCGTCATCATTGTTCTTGTGGCCACTGGCATCATCTTCAAGTTCTG CTGGGACCGTAGCCAGAAGCGGCGCAGGCCCTCTGGGCAGCAAGgtgccctgaggcaggaggagagCCAGCAGCCCTTGACAGACCTGTCCCCAGCCGGGGTCACTGTGCTGGGGGCCTTCGGGGActcgcccacccccacccctgaccACGAGGAGCCCCGAGGGGGACCCCGGCCTGGGATGCCCCAGCCCAAGGGGGCTCCAGCCTTCCAGCTGAACCG GATTCCCTTGGTGAATCTGTGA